The following are from one region of the Silene latifolia isolate original U9 population chromosome 9, ASM4854445v1, whole genome shotgun sequence genome:
- the LOC141600346 gene encoding spermidine hydroxycinnamoyl transferase-like, with product MGVTLKSRHVVVPAEATWQGILPLSELDQVGVIGHTSVLYFYDRPTNQDWVDPSHNKVISTLKDSLSRVLVPFYPLAGRLSWIEGSRLQLHCSALGSELIEADSTNKISDFGNFVDSSKSMFKDLLPHIDNEHSPIEDLPLLCVQVTQFACGGICLGFQFSHVLMDGRSVFHFIKEWARLARGESLEIAPFLDRLPLKHTTATTVDHQVDAGNLPFAQMADTSSGDDAQEETVEPRLPTLVLMTADQIESLKKVANQGYIAEKVSRPYSRFEVIAAYVWRCMTAVRELEAGQITALYVIAEGRSRLNPPLPASYFGNVIVPMKACSEAGELISKPLSYACSKVRQAVQQLTNEYIRDTIEFFGKEQSLSNHQFLEDRGDMIGTAQSSSDMWVTCSLNLLAQGLDFGWGNEIYAGPPTGFTDDRNFLILPHFRHDGSVKLAVGSRHQDKFLQFFNKLC from the exons ATGGGCGTGACATTAAAGTCAAGGCATGTTGTAGTACCTGCTGAGGCAACATGGCAAGGCATACTCCCTTTATCTGAATTAGATCAAGTCGGAGTTATTGGTCACACATCTGTCTTATACTTTTATGATCGACCTACTAACCAAGATTGGGTTGATCCATCTCACAACAAAGTGATCAGCACCTTGAAAGACTCCCTAAGCCGGGTCTTGGTTCCATTTTACCCGTTggcgggaaggctaagctggattGAAGGTAGTCGTCTCCAACTGCATTGCAGTGCCCTGGGATCTGAACTAATAGAGGCTGATTCCACCAACAAAATCAGCGACTTTGGCAATTTTGTTGATAGTTCAAAATCAATGTTCAAAGATTTACTACCTCACATTGATAATGAGCATTCGCCAATCGAAGACCTCCCGTTGCTTTGTGTGCAAGTCACTCAGTTCGCTTGCGGTGGCATTTGTCTCGGGTTTCAATTCTCACATGTCCTTATGGATGGAAGAAGTGTTTTTCATTTCATAAAAGAGTGGGCCCGCTTGGCTCGAGGTGAGTCACTTGAGATTGCACCCTTCTTGGACCGCCTCCCTCTGAAACATACAACTGCCACCACGGTGGACCACCAAGTGGATGCTGGAAATCTTCCATTTGCTCAAATGGCGGACACTAGTTCAGGAGATGATGCACAAGAGGAGACGGTGGAACCGAGGTTACCAACCTTAGTACTAATGACAGCAGATCAGATTGAGAGTCTAAAGAAGGTGGCTAATCAGGGTTACATAGCGGAAAAGGTTAGTCGACCTTACAGTCGGTTTGAAGTTATTGCGGCATATGTATGGCGATGTATGACTGCGGTGAGAGAATTGGAAGCCGGTCAAATTACGGCCTTGTACGTTATTGCTGAGGGACGCAGTCGTCTGAATCCACCATTGCCAGCGAG CTACTTTGGGAATGTTATCGTTCCAATGAAAGCTTGTAGCGAAGCCGGAGAACTCATATCAAAGCCACTAAGCTATGCTTGTAGTAAAGTACGGCAAGCGGTTCAACAATTGACAAACGAGTACATCAGAGATACCATTGAGTTCTTCGGAAAGGAGCAAAGTCTTAGTAATCACCAGTTTCTTGAGGACCGAGGCGACATGATTGGGACTGCGCAAAGCAGCTCAGACATGTGGGTTACGTGCTCCTTGAACCTCCTCGCTCAAGGCCTCGACTTTGGTTGGGGCAACGAAATTTATGCCGGCCCTCCCACAGGTTTCACCGACGATAGAAACTTCTTGATCTTACCCCATTTCCGCCATGATGGCTCTGTAAAACTTGCAGTAGGGTCGCGACATCAGGATAAGTTCTTGCAATTTTTCAATAAATTGTGCTAA
- the LOC141602067 gene encoding uncharacterized protein LOC141602067, whose protein sequence is MISTYGNLSGYTVKGAKACPVCEEDTISDRLVHGGKNVYLCNRRMLRRSHPYRKKMKPFNGKQELRNPPKILSGKEVYEKVKNIENNFGKPYKRTNNGTLYKKKSIFWDLPYWKHLSVRHCIDVMHVEKNVCDSIIGTLLNITGKTKDGLKARQDMVAQKIRPSLKSHDCHTLMQQLLPVALRGVLPTPVRGAIIRLCYFFNAIFSKVVDSDTLNSLQRDVITTMCQLEMFFPPSFFDIMQHLIVHLVREIKICGPVFLRNMYPFERYMKPLAGYVRNQNRPEGCMIQGYVAEEALDFANDYMSDVESIGLPTSRHEGRIEGQGTLGRNVVTVNPETLAQAHFYILQHMVDVHPYLEKHQTLLSAENPDKGERWLTMEHNRSFVKWFTNEVDIELINDREKVTDEVRWLAHGPGMHVLTYQGYDINGYSFYTKDQDDRSTMQNSGVALMAMSMSVASAKDSRPAYDAQPYFGVIKEIWELDYVQFRIPVFRCMWVEHSKGVRVDEMGFTLVDFSREGYKSEPFIMANQARQIFYVTDPANGKWSVVLHGKKKFTGKEIMDEVDDELPPFSSGLPTSTSIKT, encoded by the exons ATGATTTCGACTTATGGCAACCTATCGGGTTATACCGTGAAAGGTGCTAAAGCGTGCCCAGTTTGTGAGGAGGATACGATTTCTGATCGTTTAGTTCATGGTGGAAAGAATGTTTACCTGTGTAACCGAAGAATGCTCCGCCGCTCACACCCTTATAGGAAAAAAATGAAGCCATTTAATGGGAAACAAGAACTtagaaaccctccaaaaattttaAGCGGGAAAGAGGTTTATGAAAAAGTCAAAAACATTGAAAATAATTTTGGTAAACCATATAAGAGGACAAATAATGGGACCTTATACAAAAAGAAGTCTATATTTTGGGATTTACCATATTGGAAACATTTGTCCGTGAGACATTGTATTGATGTCATGCACGTGGAGAAAAATGTGTGTGATAGCATTATTGGCACACTCCTCAACATCACTGGTAAAACCAAAGATGGTCTCAAAGCTAGACAAGATATGGTTGCTCAAAAGATACGACCGA GCTTGaaatcacatgattgtcacactttaatGCAACAATTGCTTCCAGTAGCGCTTCGTGGAGTTCTGCCTACTCCTGTTCGGGGAGCTATTATTAGACTTTGCTATTTTTTCAATGCAATATTTAGCAAAGTCGTTGACTCAGATACATTGAATTCTTTACAACGAGATGTTATTACTACTATGTGTCAACTTGAGATGTTTTTTCCTCCTTCCTTCTTCGATATAATGCAGCACCTAATTGTACATTTAGTGAGGGAAATTAAGATTTGTGGACCAGTTTTTTTAAGAAATATGTATCCATTTGAGCGATATATGAAACCCTTAGCCGGCTATGTAAGAAACCAAAACAGGCCAGAAGGATGTATGATTCAAGGGTATGTGGCGGAAGAGGCGCTGGACTTTGCCAATGACTACATGTCCGATGTTGAGTCTATTGGGCTTCCAACGTCTCGACATGAAGGAAGAATAGAGGGACAAGGTACCCTGGGAAGAAATGTAGTCACTGTTAATCCAGAAACCCTTGCTCAGGCACACTTTTATATTCTCCAACACATGGTCGATGTGCATCCATATTTAGAGAAGCATCAAACCCTTCTAAGTGCAGAAAATCCAGATAAAGGAGAAAGGTGGTTAACCATGGAGCATAATCGGTCATTCGTAAAATGGTTCACAAATGAAGTAGATATTGAGCTGATAAACGACCGTGAGAAAGTAACTGATGAGGTAAGGTGGTTAGCCCATGGACCTGGGATGCATGTGTTAACTTATCAAGGTTATGACATCAATGGGTATTCGTTTTACACTAAGGATCAAGATGATAGAAGTACTATGCAAAATAGTGGAGTAGCTTTGATGGCTATGTCAATGAGTGTTGCTAGTGCTAAAGATAGTAGACCTGCTTATGATGCTCAGCCATATTTTGGTGTCATTAAAGAAATTTGGGAGCTAGACTATGTTCAGTTTAGGATACCTGTTTTTCGTTGTATGTGGGTTGAACATAGTAAGGGTGTTCGAGTTGATGAAATGGGCTTCACGCTGGTTGATTTTTCACGTGAAGGCTACAAATCAGAGCCATTCATTATGGCTAATCAGGCAAGACAAATCTTTTATGTTACAGATCCAGCGAATGGAAAGTGGTCGGTTGTTCTTCATGGTAAGAAGAAATTTACGGGTAAGGAAATCATGGATGAAGTTGATGACGAATTGCCCCCTTTTTCTTCTGGATTGCCTACTTCTACAAGCATCAAGACGTAG